The Desulfovibrio sp. genome includes a region encoding these proteins:
- a CDS encoding DVU0772 family protein: protein MTSLKDFSLYNIDWNLSPEHAVTMYLEWGNNDWHSEYPPVRSKEDVSHYFVVDSWQEPPVIRLVKRNSERADDLITVPLPKMLMEDYRKVHGSWRGISEPTPEVKSWLKKELGQD, encoded by the coding sequence ATGACATCCCTGAAGGATTTTTCTCTTTACAATATAGACTGGAACCTCAGCCCTGAACACGCAGTAACCATGTATCTGGAATGGGGAAATAACGACTGGCATTCAGAATATCCCCCGGTTCGCTCCAAGGAAGATGTGTCCCACTACTTTGTGGTGGACAGCTGGCAGGAGCCGCCTGTTATCCGGCTTGTGAAGCGCAATTCAGAAAGGGCGGACGATCTGATTACCGTTCCTCTGCCTAAGATGCTGATGGAAGACTATCGCAAGGTTCACGGTTCTTGGCGTGGCATAAGCGAGCCCACGCCCGAAGTGAAGTCCTGGCTCAAAAAGGAGCTTGGGCAGGATTGA
- the secD gene encoding protein translocase subunit SecD: MGLLWRLSIAIMVFVLSLVYALPSVPYLGTALERVLPSSKINLGLDLKGGIHLTLGVDVAKAVSNSLALTGQDLRRVAEDEKIVVLRPRVVGGTALEFVLPRAENEPQFRELLARHFPQLSVGEPQAGEAGQLRYVAHFTPAEVKRIEDLSLDQALRTIRNRIDQFGVAEPDIRKQAGNRIQVQLPGISDPRRAVQVIGQTAHLEFHLVREDVDPGKAVLPPGVIALPMLEKNPGQQQKETLIAVEKDAMLTGEDVSDARPAFDNMNQSYVTLNFNARGARIFERVTGESVGRRMAIVLDGKVYSAPSIRERIGGGKASISGSFTTAEAQDLAIVLRAGSLPAPVSVLEERTVGPSLGQEAIDSGLHAAMVGAAGVVLFIGIYYGLSGLIADVMLCFTMLIVMAGMGAFGATLTLPGIAGIVLTIGMAVDANVLIYERIREEIRLGLTPLAAVRAGFDRAAISITDSNLTSIIVTVILYQFGTGPIRGFAVTLGLGIVASMFTAIFVSRAIFEEWARHCGPKGISI, translated from the coding sequence ATGGGTCTGCTCTGGCGCTTGTCCATAGCCATCATGGTTTTTGTGTTGTCCCTTGTTTACGCGCTCCCCAGCGTTCCCTATTTGGGAACAGCTCTTGAGCGCGTTCTGCCGTCGAGCAAAATCAATCTCGGCCTTGACCTCAAGGGCGGCATCCATCTGACGCTTGGCGTTGACGTTGCCAAGGCCGTGAGCAATTCACTGGCCCTGACCGGGCAGGATTTGCGCCGCGTGGCCGAAGATGAAAAGATTGTTGTGCTGCGCCCCCGCGTGGTGGGCGGCACCGCTCTTGAATTTGTGCTGCCGCGCGCAGAAAATGAACCGCAGTTTCGCGAACTGCTGGCCCGTCACTTTCCGCAGTTGAGCGTGGGCGAACCCCAAGCTGGAGAAGCAGGGCAGTTGCGCTACGTAGCCCACTTCACCCCGGCGGAAGTCAAGCGAATTGAAGACCTTTCGCTTGACCAGGCCCTGCGCACCATCCGCAACCGTATTGACCAGTTTGGCGTGGCCGAACCCGATATCCGCAAGCAGGCTGGCAACCGCATTCAGGTGCAGTTGCCGGGTATTTCAGACCCGCGCCGCGCCGTGCAGGTTATCGGCCAGACCGCTCACCTCGAGTTCCATCTGGTGCGCGAGGATGTTGACCCCGGCAAGGCTGTGCTGCCCCCTGGCGTGATCGCGCTGCCCATGCTGGAGAAGAACCCTGGCCAGCAGCAGAAAGAAACGCTCATCGCTGTTGAAAAAGACGCCATGCTCACCGGCGAAGACGTGTCGGACGCCCGGCCCGCCTTTGACAACATGAACCAGTCGTACGTCACCCTGAATTTTAATGCCCGCGGCGCGCGTATTTTTGAACGCGTGACTGGCGAAAGCGTGGGCCGCCGCATGGCTATTGTGCTTGACGGCAAGGTGTATTCCGCACCTTCCATCCGCGAGCGCATCGGCGGTGGCAAGGCCAGCATCTCAGGCAGCTTCACCACTGCCGAAGCCCAGGATCTTGCCATTGTGCTGCGCGCAGGTTCGCTGCCCGCGCCCGTCTCCGTGCTTGAAGAGCGCACGGTCGGCCCCTCGCTGGGTCAGGAAGCCATCGACAGCGGCCTTCATGCCGCCATGGTGGGCGCTGCTGGCGTGGTGCTGTTCATCGGCATCTACTATGGTTTGAGCGGTCTCATTGCCGACGTCATGCTCTGCTTTACCATGCTTATTGTCATGGCGGGCATGGGCGCTTTTGGCGCAACCCTGACGCTGCCGGGCATAGCGGGTATTGTGTTGACCATCGGTATGGCGGTTGACGCCAACGTGCTCATTTACGAACGCATACGAGAGGAAATAAGGCTGGGCCTCACGCCGCTTGCCGCAGTGCGCGCAGGTTTTGACCGCGCGGCCATTTCCATTACCGACTCCAACCTCACGTCCATCATTGTGACCGTCATCCTGTACCAGTTCGGCACTGGCCCCATCCGTGGCTTTGCCGTAACGCTGGGACTGGGCATCGTGGCCTCCATGTTTACGGCCATCTTTGTATCGCGGGCCATTTTTGAGGAGTGGGCGCGGCACTGCGGCCCCAAGGGCATCAGCATCTAG
- a CDS encoding alpha/beta fold hydrolase, with protein MRCLVLHGLAGSPFEVRPVADALEAAGHVAVCPVLPGHAASEEEYLASSYSQWLDCARAAYLEQCAGGPVLLAGYSLGGLLALDIAAEAAQGRFPNPAGLLLLATPLFLWRLHPLFLADWRMPLLPLWSRLQPVRLVPPRSAASRAVAPWQGHETLCSYSHLQQLALAQKRLRAALGNICAPLCAVQLYSDGVCPPFNSSFLLEQCGAADARLHILRVTSPHGGHLPTTHVESRERVAAIVTAFASEVAEGKACKIAPQRI; from the coding sequence ATGCGTTGTCTGGTCTTGCATGGCCTCGCGGGGAGCCCCTTTGAGGTGCGGCCTGTGGCCGATGCCCTTGAAGCTGCGGGTCATGTTGCAGTTTGCCCTGTGTTGCCGGGGCATGCCGCTTCGGAAGAGGAATATCTGGCAAGTTCCTACTCGCAATGGCTTGACTGCGCCCGCGCTGCCTACCTTGAGCAGTGCGCGGGCGGCCCCGTGCTGCTGGCAGGCTACTCGCTAGGCGGGCTGCTGGCGCTGGACATTGCTGCGGAGGCCGCGCAGGGGCGGTTTCCGAACCCGGCGGGCCTGCTCCTGCTGGCAACGCCGCTTTTCTTGTGGCGCTTGCATCCCCTTTTCCTTGCCGACTGGCGTATGCCCCTGCTGCCCCTGTGGAGCCGTTTGCAGCCTGTGCGGCTGGTGCCGCCACGCTCTGCGGCGAGCAGGGCAGTCGCCCCCTGGCAAGGGCACGAAACCCTGTGTTCGTATAGCCACTTGCAGCAATTGGCACTGGCGCAAAAAAGGCTCCGGGCGGCTCTTGGCAATATATGCGCGCCGCTGTGCGCCGTGCAGCTATATAGCGATGGCGTATGCCCGCCTTTCAATTCCAGTTTTCTGCTTGAACAGTGCGGCGCGGCTGATGCGAGGCTGCATATTTTGCGGGTAACAAGCCCCCACGGCGGGCATTTGCCAACAACGCACGTGGAAAGCCGTGAGCGCGTGGCCGCCATTGTCACGGCCTTTGCCAGCGAGGTGGCGGAGGGAAAGGCTTGCAAGATTGCGCCGCAGCGTATATAG
- the yajC gene encoding preprotein translocase subunit YajC → MFESLAYAMGTPQAGAAPASGQEMLMQFLPLIVMFVIFWFLLIRPQQKRAKVHKQMLAELKRGDHVMTSSGLLGRILEIDDEQVLLESGEAKLRVSRGSIGGVIPAKGGKDTKEEK, encoded by the coding sequence TTGTTTGAATCCTTAGCTTATGCCATGGGCACGCCCCAGGCCGGGGCCGCTCCCGCCAGCGGACAGGAAATGCTGATGCAGTTTCTGCCCCTCATCGTCATGTTTGTCATTTTCTGGTTCCTGCTTATCCGTCCCCAGCAGAAGCGGGCCAAGGTCCACAAGCAGATGCTGGCCGAACTCAAGCGCGGCGACCACGTTATGACCTCAAGCGGTCTGCTTGGCCGTATTCTTGAGATCGACGATGAACAGGTGCTTCTTGAGAGCGGCGAAGCCAAGCTGCGCGTTTCGCGCGGCTCCATCGGCGGCGTTATTCCTGCCAAGGGCGGCAAGGACACCAAGGAAGAAAAGTAG
- a CDS encoding amidohydrolase, with amino-acid sequence MRHCDTLLHAACIVTQDEQRRVIEKASLAIDKGLVAAVGPTAEITQNWQSGNTLHFENMLVLPGLVNAHTHAAMTFLRGLADDMPLMDWLNQSIFPVEQKLTPEMVRLGSLLGYAEMLRTGTTACVDMYLFEESVFEAADTAGLRCLGGEAVFAFPSAAFPGPEAALHATRALAEKYRNHERLRVAVNPHSVYTTTPEILTASRDLAQELALPLHIHLAETPSETQICLSAQGKRPTEYCRGLGLLDVPCTLAHVVDVTSAELDLLARQQAVVAHNPSSNMKLASGAAPVAAMLARGMHVGLGTDGAASNNRLNMFSEMGRAALLHKLTGLDPTLLPAAQVLDMATLGGAAAMHDERLGSLAPGKAADCVALDLNEPNLQPMYNEVSHLVYAATGMETRMTMVGGEVLYQDGRFTRFDYPALCEEMRNVRRFVLEASGA; translated from the coding sequence ATGCGCCACTGCGACACATTGCTCCATGCCGCCTGCATCGTCACTCAGGACGAGCAGCGCCGCGTTATAGAAAAGGCCTCTCTGGCCATCGACAAGGGTCTGGTTGCCGCAGTCGGCCCCACCGCCGAGATCACCCAGAACTGGCAGTCCGGCAACACCCTGCACTTCGAAAACATGCTCGTTCTGCCGGGCCTCGTCAACGCCCACACCCATGCGGCCATGACCTTTCTGCGCGGGCTTGCCGACGACATGCCGCTCATGGACTGGCTGAACCAGAGTATTTTTCCCGTGGAGCAAAAGCTGACGCCGGAAATGGTGCGCCTCGGCAGCCTGCTTGGATATGCAGAAATGCTGCGCACGGGCACCACCGCCTGCGTGGACATGTATCTTTTTGAAGAATCGGTCTTTGAAGCCGCCGACACGGCAGGTCTGCGCTGCCTGGGCGGCGAAGCGGTTTTTGCCTTTCCTTCTGCGGCTTTTCCGGGGCCGGAGGCAGCGCTGCACGCCACCCGCGCCCTGGCGGAAAAATATCGCAATCACGAGCGCCTGCGCGTGGCCGTGAACCCGCACAGCGTCTACACCACCACACCGGAGATTCTGACAGCCTCCCGCGACCTCGCGCAGGAGCTTGCCCTGCCCCTGCACATTCATCTGGCGGAAACCCCGTCAGAAACGCAGATATGTCTGTCTGCCCAAGGTAAAAGGCCTACGGAATACTGCCGCGGCCTCGGCCTGCTCGACGTGCCCTGCACCCTTGCCCATGTGGTGGATGTGACCTCGGCGGAGCTTGACCTGCTGGCTCGACAACAGGCCGTGGTGGCCCACAATCCATCGTCCAACATGAAGCTGGCCTCGGGCGCTGCTCCGGTGGCGGCCATGCTGGCGCGCGGCATGCATGTGGGCCTTGGCACGGATGGCGCTGCCAGCAACAACAGGCTGAACATGTTTTCAGAAATGGGCCGCGCCGCCCTGCTGCACAAGCTCACAGGGCTTGATCCCACACTGCTGCCTGCGGCGCAGGTGCTGGATATGGCGACCCTCGGCGGCGCAGCCGCCATGCACGATGAACGCCTTGGCTCGCTGGCCCCCGGCAAGGCAGCCGACTGCGTGGCCCTTGATCTCAACGAACCGAACCTGCAACCCATGTATAATGAAGTGTCGCACCTTGTGTATGCGGCCACGGGCATGGAAACCCGCATGACCATGGTGGGCGGCGAGGTTCTGTATCAGGACGGGCGCTTTACCCGCTTCGACTACCCTGCCCTGTGCGAAGAAATGCGCAACGTGCGCCGCTTTGTGCTTGAGGCGTCTGGCGCGTAA
- a CDS encoding molybdenum cofactor biosynthesis protein MoaE has translation MDINKTLQELKARPGFADHVGMMLVHNGVVRAWSRGDHAPVTAVRVSHDTAKMDAICREMEKQPGIFAIVAQAEEGLLKPGDDLLFLVVAGDIREHVKATFAELLDRIKAEAVIKQEIHDA, from the coding sequence ATGGACATTAACAAAACTCTTCAGGAACTCAAAGCCCGCCCCGGCTTCGCCGACCACGTGGGTATGATGCTGGTGCACAACGGTGTTGTGCGCGCATGGTCGCGCGGGGATCATGCCCCGGTTACCGCAGTACGCGTTTCGCATGACACTGCGAAAATGGACGCCATCTGCCGCGAGATGGAAAAACAGCCGGGAATTTTTGCCATCGTTGCCCAGGCCGAGGAAGGCCTGCTCAAGCCGGGCGATGATCTGCTCTTTCTTGTGGTGGCGGGTGACATACGTGAGCACGTTAAAGCCACCTTTGCAGAACTGCTTGACCGTATCAAGGCCGAGGCTGTCATCAAGCAGGAAATTCATGATGCCTGA
- the secF gene encoding protein translocase subunit SecF, producing the protein MGFAFIRHDTKFDFIGLRHWAYGISALLILVGIISTMWGNGLKMGIDFAGGVIVQIQFQQPVKDEALKKSLEVPALPGITTQKFGDGDRDYLLRFSNSENSDATQVRTAVVDSLAAAFPDNKAEIQRLEVVGPKVGADLTNKALSALFYAVLLIAVYISGRFEQRWMAGAAMAAALWGGTYLVGLTGLGMGWLVLISLAITLVVCFVLRLNFALGAVVGLLHDVGITLGLLSLMKVEVDLNVMAALLTLVGYSLNDTIIVYDRLRENLRAAPELSMADLINRSVNQTLSRTILTSGTTFLATLSLFLVGGGVIHDFALTVLIGVVVGTLSSIYVSSAVLLALGDTDFYVALVQQKGKYERPGEHGVV; encoded by the coding sequence ATGGGTTTCGCATTTATCAGACACGACACCAAGTTTGATTTTATTGGCCTGCGCCATTGGGCATACGGTATCTCGGCCTTGCTGATTCTGGTGGGCATTATCTCCACCATGTGGGGCAACGGCCTCAAGATGGGCATCGACTTTGCGGGCGGCGTTATTGTTCAGATTCAGTTTCAGCAGCCCGTGAAAGACGAAGCATTAAAGAAGAGCCTTGAAGTTCCTGCTCTGCCGGGCATTACCACCCAGAAGTTCGGCGACGGCGACAGGGACTATCTGCTGCGTTTTTCCAATTCGGAAAACAGCGATGCAACACAAGTGCGTACAGCTGTTGTGGATTCTCTGGCAGCAGCCTTTCCGGACAACAAGGCTGAAATCCAGCGTCTGGAAGTGGTCGGCCCCAAGGTCGGCGCAGATTTGACCAATAAGGCCTTGAGTGCGCTCTTTTACGCTGTTTTGCTCATTGCCGTGTATATCTCTGGCCGGTTTGAACAGCGCTGGATGGCTGGCGCGGCCATGGCTGCGGCATTGTGGGGCGGCACCTATCTTGTGGGCCTCACCGGGCTTGGCATGGGCTGGCTGGTGCTCATCTCGCTTGCCATCACCCTTGTGGTGTGCTTTGTGCTGCGGCTCAACTTCGCGCTTGGCGCTGTTGTGGGCCTGCTGCATGACGTGGGCATCACTCTGGGCCTGCTCTCGCTCATGAAGGTTGAGGTTGACCTCAACGTTATGGCGGCCCTGCTGACTCTGGTGGGTTATTCGCTCAACGATACCATCATCGTTTATGACCGTCTGCGCGAAAATCTGCGCGCTGCGCCCGAGCTGAGCATGGCTGATCTGATTAACCGCAGCGTCAACCAGACCCTTTCGCGCACCATCCTTACCAGCGGCACGACATTTTTGGCAACGCTGTCCCTGTTCCTTGTGGGCGGCGGCGTGATCCATGATTTCGCGTTGACCGTGCTTATTGGCGTGGTTGTGGGTACGCTCTCTTCCATCTACGTGTCTTCTGCGGTGTTGCTGGCTCTCGGCGATACGGATTTTTATGTTGCCCTTGTGCAGCAAAAGGGAAAATACGAGCGTCCTGGCGAACACGGCGTTGTGTAG
- a CDS encoding amino acid ABC transporter permease, translating into MLDAAFFSNELLPALNRGLLVSIALIIPAGSLGFVGGVLLGCARAFGPRWLRRLGNGYTSLIRGVPLAVQLMMIYYALPKLGIFFSPFGAALTSFTLCTAAYQSEYVRGALLSIRQGQVRAAQALGFSQWQTVSWIIIPQAARRALPGCGNEIIYLIKYSSLAYLVTCLELMGEGKVVASDTFRFTEVFIAVGAYYLAMVTLATFLLRWLEDRYRIPGFGAR; encoded by the coding sequence GTGCTGGATGCGGCCTTTTTCAGCAATGAACTACTGCCAGCCCTCAACCGCGGGCTGCTGGTTTCAATTGCGCTCATTATTCCAGCCGGGAGCCTTGGCTTTGTGGGCGGCGTGCTTCTGGGCTGCGCCCGTGCTTTTGGCCCGCGCTGGCTGCGCCGCCTCGGCAACGGCTATACCTCGCTGATACGCGGTGTGCCTTTGGCCGTGCAACTGATGATGATTTATTACGCTCTGCCCAAGCTTGGCATTTTCTTTTCACCCTTTGGTGCGGCCCTGACCAGTTTCACACTCTGCACAGCCGCCTATCAGTCGGAATATGTGCGGGGAGCTCTGCTTTCCATCAGGCAGGGGCAGGTGCGCGCCGCCCAGGCGCTTGGTTTCAGCCAATGGCAGACAGTTTCGTGGATCATTATTCCTCAGGCAGCCAGACGCGCATTGCCCGGCTGCGGCAATGAGATCATCTATCTTATCAAGTACAGTTCGCTGGCCTATCTGGTTACGTGCCTTGAGCTCATGGGCGAAGGCAAGGTTGTTGCCTCTGATACATTTCGCTTCACAGAAGTCTTTATCGCTGTGGGGGCCTACTATCTGGCAATGGTCACCCTGGCAACGTTTCTGTTGCGCTGGCTTGAAGACAGGTACCGCATCCCCGGCTTTGGAGCGCGCTGA